DNA from Podarcis muralis chromosome 13, rPodMur119.hap1.1, whole genome shotgun sequence:
ccccccccgaattgcaGCATCAGAAACaccccctgctccccaccccacaaagaacccaggcATCCTGGGCCCCATTTCCTGCCTCCTTGCCGGTTTTTGACGCTGCCTTTCCTCCCACAGCTGTGAGCAGTCGGACTCCTACTGGTTCGTGGGCCGGCGCTGTGAGCAGGGCATCAGCAAGGTGGGGGTGGCCGTGGGGGTGGCCCTGGGCCTGGCGGTGCTGCTGCTGATCATCCTGGTCTTGGTCGTGCTTCTCTGCTGGAGGCGCTGTTGCCCGAGGGAGAAAGGACACAGGTAGGAGGAGGGCTGGGCAGCTGCACTCAAAGACCGGTCAGCTTCCCGGTCAGTCTCTGCTTTGCATCTTCTCTCAATGACcactttgaggggggggggaagtgcaCTGGGACTGGAAAGGCATTCTCTGTGAATTGCCCTGGGAACTACGGATGAAGGGCAttatactactactacaactaataaccggacgcgggtggcgctgtgggtaaaagcctcagcgcctagggcttgccgatcgaaaggtcggtggtttgaatccccgcggcagggtgcgctcccatcactcggtcccagcgcctgccaacctagcagttcgaaagcacccccgggtgcaagtagataaatagggaccgcttaccagcgggaaggtaaacggcgtttccgtgtgctgcgctggctcgccagatgcagctttgtcacgctggccacgtgacccggaagtgtctccggacagcgctggctcccggcctatagagtgagatgagcgcacaaccccagagtctggcaagactggcccgtacaggcaggggtacctttacctttaccttacaactaATAACCACATTGCAGAAAGGATATCCAAGCTGCTTGTGTCTGGATGGAGCCCCTCAGAGACCCGGCTCCTTCCTGTCTCATTCTCTGCCCTATTTCCAgctgctggggctggggctgcagGTGCACGTTtcggtcacacacacacacacacacacacacacacacaccgccataGGCCAGTCTCTGCTGTTTTCAACTGGCGCTGACTCTGGAAGCTGCCCTAGAAATGGGCTGAAGGACAGATCTTTGCCCTGACGGCCTCTGTTGGTTTCTCTCTCCCAGGCTGACGCATTTGCCTCCCGATGAAGAGAAGCGTTATGAAAATGAGCCCTACTGGGTGTTCCATCCCGAACGCCCTGCTCCGAGTACCCCAGCAACTGCCACAGGAGGTATGTGGGGCAAGGTCTAGGCCAGGAAGGGGAGGCCATGGCGGGGGTGGCATGCCTTGGTCTCCATGTCAACTGCTGGCCCCCAAAGTATGCTTCTTCCCTTGCCCTGCGGGTTAATGCATGAAAGAAAATACGTCAATGGAATTATAGATGGTCCAGGGTtgcagagggacgtgggtggcgctgtgggttaaaccacagagcctaggacttgccgatcagaaggttgctggttcaaatccccgtgacggggtgagttcccgttgctcggtccctgctcctgccaacctagcagttcgaaagcacctcaaagtgcaagtagataaataggtaccgctctggcgggaagggaaacggcatttccgtgcgctgctctggttcgccagaagcggcttagtcctgctggccacatgatccagaagctgtactccggctcccttggccaataaagcgagatgagcgccgcaaccccagagtcggtcacgactggacctaatggtcaggggtcccttgacctttacctttagggttgcAGAAGGGGTTCAAGTTGCACAGAAACATTCCACCCCACATGCAGAAATAAGGAAATAAGAAAGGGAAGAGCAAGAGGGGAGGTCAGACACAGCCACGTCCCCAAACTGCAATCAGGCGGAAGGGCTTTCCATGCCctgccaccccaccctgccctgatccaggagaaggagggggaaatagaaataaataaatgagattatagaatcatagaatcatagaatcatagaatcatagaatcatagaatcatagagttggaagagaccacaagggccatcgagtccaaccccctgccaagcaggaaacaccatcagagcactcctgacatatggttgtcaagcctctgcttaaagacctccaaagaaggagactccaccacactccttggcagcaaattccactgtcgaacagctcttactgtcaggaagttcttcccaatgtttaggtggaatcttctttcttgtagtttggatccattgcaccgtgtctgcttctctggagcagcagaaaacaacctttctccctcctctatgtgacatccttttatatatttgaacatggctatcatatcaccccttaacctcctcttctccaggctaaacatgcccagctcccttagcgttcctcataaggcatcgtttccaggcctttgaccattttggttgccctcctctggacacgttccagtttgtcagtgtccttcttgaactgtggtgcccagaactggacacagtactccaggtgaggtctgaccagagcagaatacagtggcactattacttcccttgatctagatgctatactcctattgatgcagcccagaattgcattggcttttttagctgccgcgtcacactgttggctcatgtcaagtttgtggtcaaccaagactcctagatccttttcacatgtactgctctcaagccaggtgtcacccatcttgtatttgtgcctctcattttttttgcccaagtgcaatactttacatttctccctgttaaaattcatcttgtttgttttggcccagttctctaatctgtcaaggtcgttttgaagtgtgatcctgtcctctggggtgttagccacccctcccagtttggtgtcatctgcaaatttgatcaggatgcccttgagtccatcatccaagtcgttgataaagatgttgaataagaccgggcccaagacagaaccctgtggcaccccactagtcactcttctccaggatgaagaggaaccattgatgagcaccctttgggttcggtcagtcagccagttacaaatccactgagtggtagcatagtcaagaccgcattttaccagcttctttacaagaatatcatggggcaccttgtcaaatgccttgctgaaatcaaggtagactacatccactgcgttcccttcatctaccaggcttgtaattctgtcaaaaaacgagatcaggttagtctgacatgacttatttttcagaaatccatgctgactattggtgatcacagcattcctttctaggtgctcacagactgtttgcttaatgatctgctccagaatcttccctggtattgatgtcagactgactgggcggtaattatttgggtcctctcttttcccctttttgaaaatagggacaacatttgccctcctccagtctgccgggacttcgcctgttctccaggaattctcaaagatgactgccagtggttctgaaatcacatctgccagttcttttaatactcttggatgcagttcatctggccctggagacttgaatacatctagactagccaagtattcttgtactatctccttagttattctgggctctgtttcctctgctgaatcatttgctccaaattcttcaggtcgggcattgttttctttagaatagaatagaatagaatagattctttattgtcattacacaagtgcaacattgcacaagtgcaacgaaattggatgccatcccttaaaaacaacaaaagcaaaacaacaacaacaaccaaacaaaccacattccagccacacccacaccaacacccatcaaactcccaggtcacactatcgagttacagcattcaaaaaggccacagctcttggatagaaactgtttttcagtctatttgtccttgacttgatgtttctatatctcctgccagaaggcagtagtgcaaacagactgtgtcccgggtgagatgaatcctgcaggatgttgtttgctttcctaagacaacgggaaccgtacagttcttccaaagatgggagaggatgaccaataatcctttgggctgtggttatgaccttctggagcaccttcctctccctagctgtacaactggagaaccaagcacaaatacagtatgtaagaatgctctctatggagcctcggtagaaggacaccagcagtctctcactcagattgttcttcttcaaaagtctgaggaaataaattctctgctgggccttcttcaccagagcagtggtatttgcgctccaagtcatgccctgatcgatagttactcccaaaaacctgaattccgccaccctctccacccgttccccgttgatatacaagggctgaatgtccgcctttttttccctgtaatccaccaccaattccttggtcttagccgtattaagagccagattgttctctccacaccaaacacagagccgctccacctcgtcccgataggcggactcatcccctcctgaaatgagccctaccaccgtagtgtcatcagcaaacttgatgattttgttgctggaatagatggctgtacagtcatacgtatagagagcatagagcaggggactcaacacacaaccctgtggtgagccggtgttaaggctaagggctgtggacatatgtgaccctactctaaccctctgagaacgttctgacaaaaaatccaaaacccagagacaggtggagttggagagtccaatcgcctctagcttggacaccagtctatgggggaggatagtgttaaaagcagagctaaaatccacaaacagcagcctcacataacttctttatcggagaagactgaggcaaagaaggcattgaggagttcagccctttctgtgtcccctgtttgcatttcaccatcttctcctctgagtgaccccacggtttctttgttcttccttttgctacgaacatacccataaaagccttttttgttgcttttaacctctctagcaagcctgagttcattttgtgctttagcttttctgactttgtgtctacacgtgctggctatttgtttgaattcctctttggtggtttccccccttttccattttttgtacacatccttttttaatcttaactcagttaaaagttctttagatagccaccctggcttctttaggcaccttccatgtttccgtctcattggtattgcctgaagttgtgcttttactatctccctcttaacaaactcccagccatcttgaactccctttccttttagtattactgtccatgggatctcacccagcacttccctaagctttatgaagtcggctttcttaaagtcgagaaattgagtcctagtatgcttggctgctcctttccgctgtatagtaaacttcagaagagcatgatcactcgcgcctaatgatccttccacttctaccccactaaccaggtcatcaacattggttaggaccagatctaaaatggctgttcctcttgttgcttctcccactttctggacaatgaagttgtctgcaagggcagtgaggaatctgtttgaccttatgctcttggctgagtttgacatccaacaaatatccggataattgaagtcccccattactactatctcccttccttttgcatgcttggccatctgttccaggaaggcatcatctatgtcctccgtttggcttggggatctatagtaaactcccacaatgaggtcactgttattcttctctcccttaattttgacccaaatgctctcactttggctttgaggttctaaatcttggatctcttcacaggtatacacatccctgacatataacgccactcctcctcctttcttgtctggtctgtttctttgaaatagattgtatccctccattattacattccaatcgtgggacttatcccaccaggtttcagtgattcctattatgtcatatttagtttgctgtaccaggagctcaagctcatcttgtttatttcccatgctttgcgcattagtgtacagacattgaagtccattaatcattcccccgtgtctcttagttaaggattttctcctcccaccactaggtctgcatgctctttgctccattcggtctatgacatttggatgatcatcttcatcaattgatagactcctaccttcaggagcactgtctccctcccccacattagtcagtttaaagccctcctgatgaggtttctgagattttttgcaaaaacattcctcccaaccgttgtgaggtgcagcccatcgcttgccagaagtccctcttcaagaaactgcattccgtgatctaagaatccaaaccgttcctgtttgcaccatttgcgaagccagttgttcacttccactatttttccctctctccctgggccacgtcgttcaactgggaggacagatgagacgacaatttgtgcatttaattgcttcaatttcctgcccagagcctcgtaatctcttttgatcttctggaggctattgcttgcagtgtcattggttcccacatgaaccaagaggaaggggtatttgtcagtgggttttatgattccttgcagtcgttcagttacatcttggatcttagccccggggagacagcacacttcccgagacatcttgtcaggcccacagatcactgcttctgttcccctcagtagggaatcccctatcaccactacacgcctcctcttaggtctggttggggttcttccgtgagctgtccgttccaaggtcgcctgcacattccctgaggactgcctttgctcctcgtcttcatatacctgatcgactgtaatgagggagagatcctcaaatggagtccgttcttcgtcttccatgctaggggagaggacctcaaagcgattgcgtatttctaaacaatcagagcgaaccctgggcctcctacttctttgagtcacgtttctccatatatctggctcctgtgttggtgaactagccaccttctcaggggagtcccctgtctcttccttggtggagacggtgtgctctgttgcttccaagaagagttccagctctctaattctttggagcgtagctacacgttcctccagttgctggactttgtcttttaagagggcaatcaacatgcaattgctgcaggtaaagctgcctgcaacctttggcaagatggcaaacattgcgcaggaaccacaggcgactgcagctgttccctcaccctccatcttgggaacgtgtcgttgggggtgaccacagtggtcctctatcataaaaagtgtggagacaggacaaataaatccctcccaaaaaacctaggtctcactcaacaaatgtttgagactagctcccctaaatctaaaatatggatcaaactgcgcgcgccgctagctaatcacctacctcaacagaagccctgcccctctgacctttgcccagagagagcagctaaacagccacaagaaactcacacaggaaaaccctttttgttccttcttcagctgctgccctaaagctctgatgtGGGGGTTCTCATGTACTCTGTGCTCTGAGAGGGAGCGCTAGGCACCTGAGGGGGAGGATGAGCCTCAGCCCTAATTACGGGCTGCATTATCACACCAGGGAAGACCACTTTGCTTGCCAGAGCTTAGAAGATGCATTTTGTAAAAATAAAGCAGGGTCTGGCTGTGCTTTGTAGGCCGCTCCCTTCTCGGAAGAggtttgggagccagtgtggtgtagtggttaagagcggtagtctcgtaatctggggaaccgggttcgcgtctccgctcctccacctgcagctgctgggtgaccttgggccagtcacacttctctgaagtctctcagccccactcacctcacagagtgtttgttgcgggggaggaagggaaaggagaatgtgagccgctttgagactcctgaaggggagtgaaaggcgggatatcaaatcttcttcttcttcttcttcttgggtggGCAAGTGGAGAGGCTGGACTGGGGAGAAGGGAAGCCCAAATCTAAAAAATGACTGACATGCCCCCCTCCTACTTCGCCCTTTGCACAGAAGACCCTTTCGCTGGTGACAGAGACAGCTCCTTCCGACCACGCCTGGACACGGTGGACACCTCCTTGCCGGTACAAGAAACGAGGGCATTTGGGGTTCGGTGTGTGTGTCACGGCTGAGAGACAGCAGGCAGGGATTAGAAGTGGTGCAGAAAAGCACAGCCAGAACAATCCGGGAGCAGAGCCAAGCCCTTTCCCAAAAAGGACAGGGACTTTTCGAATTACAGAAAAAAGTACATGATCGGTTTATAACATTATGGGTGGTAAGCAGACAGTGGAAAGGAGGAGGGTTATCTCTCATGATACGAGGTCATTCCACAAAGCCAAAGGGCAGGAGGTTCAGAATGGGGGGAAAGTCTTTCTTCACACTGGTGCCATAATTGACACATGGAACgccctgccacaagatgtggcagAGGCTGCTACCTCTTGAAGAGCTTTAAAGgcgtgtggttgtgtgtgtgtgtgtggcatgagAGGTGGACCAAATTCCTGGCAGACCTGAAGTCCATCAGTTAAAAGCTACCAGTTAGAATAGTGAAATGGAGCCTCCAGGATCAGCAGCAGTCTACCACTGGGTGCCAGTTGCTCGGGGAGAGGCAGGAGATCCGCGTCAGCAGCAAGGAAGGGCTGTTGGCTCCatttcctgcttatgggcttttcTTCTGGGCATCTGGCCAGAATCCGGACGCTGCTGCAGGTGGACCTTAGCTCTGAGTAGTGGGGCACTTTCTGACAGGTGCTTGTCATTTCCGCTGACCCTGCCTCACTCTTctgctttctccttctctccctgcgcCCTGCAGACACGGATCGCTCGGCCCCACTTGGCCCAGCTGTGAAGAAGCCCCGGGGGCCCGGGAAGAACGCTGGGTGTGGATGTGCACAGGACACGCCGTGATGCCTTCCTGCTTCCTCTCGCACTTCAGGAGTGGGGTGCTGCTGCCCCCTTGAACACCAGCGCCTCCCCTTGGTGACATTGATAGGAGGACGTGGAGGAGGAACAGGGCCCCATGGGGGTATTTGGGCTTCTGCCCCCGAGGACTCGCGTTGCCCACAGAGGCAGAACTTGCACAGTCACCTCCCTCAGCGAGGAGCTTTTGACCACTGCCTGGATGCCAAGGCCAGCTGGTGCAAGAGGAGGCTGCCTTGCAGGGGTCTCACATGGTCTCTGCAGGTCGGGGGCCACGGCTAGCACTTTTGGAGATATCGCTTTCTCCCTTTCCGTCCCAACCTATTTATTTCCCCTTTGCCTCTCTCCAGTTTGGCTCTGGGTTCCTCCCTCCAGCCCCAACCTGCTCCCACTTGGCTTTTCCTTCTCTTGGTACAAACTTACCCGTCCCCTTCCATCCCAGCCCCAGATACACCTGTAACATCACTGGTGACCCACGATGCCACACACCTGTACCCACAGCATTGCTGATCCTGAGATGGATCACAGGTTGGATGCACAGTGCAATTGGTGGGTTGATTTCCAAAGGGATGCCCCCCCAATGCACAGATGAGGGGTTCACACCCCTTAATTCACCATGTAATTTGCATAGGATAAGTTATTTGGCAGCGTAGGCAaagtcaaaagaaaaaaaagaaccttTAGTACTTGTAGAATGTTCTAATGCAATATAAAGCTCACCACAGCCGGGACGGACTTCCTTTATTCATCCCGTCTTCAACACCAATATCAGTCCAAATTGTAATACAAATTTCTGATAGTTCCTTcagcttttttatatatttcatggAAAATTTGCTGCTTTATCCACTCGAAGCTTGAGGCTTCTCTTCCGAGGGAAGCAAATAGATCCCAGTGCTTGCAACTCGATCCCACCTCTCCTCCGCTCTTTGCAGCGTGGTTCGGGCTGGGAGAGTCTGCTGACAAGTGCAGCCAGATCCAGGTGCTCAAAGTATCCTTTTGAGCCTTTTACAGGGGTACATAGCACCCTTGTGTTTCCCCGGCCCATACCCTTCAGAAGATTGGGTCTTTCCTGGAGGACTATATCCGTGCTACGATGCGGTCGGCGGCAAACCGGAAGTCATGAAATTTATTCTCAGTTCACCAAGTGAGAAACCAAAACTATCAGAATAAAGTGTCCTGTCTTCTTGGAGGGGTATTTAACTGAAGTTTAGATTACTGTCTCTGTTTGCGAGACTATTgcagggaaatagggacattctggaagCTGGGATGGGTTTCGTAATTCTGGGACGGtctctggaaaattgggacacttgcaGAGTGTGTGTCCATTTGTAGAATTAGAGGTGCTGGTTTGTTTAGATGcctgtggtggtcatgtaaggtaataaaggctttctgggaaatgatatataatgcactgaaaaaaatgtttaaaataactttagtaaaaaaacaaccaagaggCATTTCTAATAGGAATTAGAGGTACCGACAttccaaaggaaaagaaaagactcTTTATGTACGCGACAATAGCATCATGGATGCTActagctcagagatggaaagaagaaagagtcccagagaggaatggcaaaccaagctgttagaCTACGCCAGAATGGCAAAATTGACCCGAAAACCCAGGCaccaagaagaaaagaaattcaagaaagaatggggaaagtttataatttatttaggagaccactgtaagaagatgaaaacattagcaggattataatctcacttgtaatgtaacaaatactatggacaatatggatagatataaaatagagattacaaaatacagtggtgcctcgcaagacgaaattaattcgttccgcgagttttgtcgccttgcgatttttttcgtcttgcgaagcacggtgtagggaaagttttggaaaagcttcaaaaatcaccaaagtcttcaaaaacctcaaaaaaggctaccacaccgcgtgctatgagttgctcctcgaagtcatgtcgcaactgtattaacggtgctaagaaaaaggaaacaaacttgcaagacgtttccgtcctgcgaagcaagcccatagggaaaatcgtcttgcgaagcagctcaaaaaaccaaaaaccctttcgtct
Protein-coding regions in this window:
- the LOC114583638 gene encoding mucin-17-like, producing MAEASPLLSSSPLDQLCFTEGASRATRVPLSPEDLSKECKNTSVVAQNIQQFYVARNISGSLQCVSNCSVWHPDPYRCVNGNCYITPEGPSCYCEQSDSYWFVGRRCEQGISKVGVAVGVALGLAVLLLIILVLVVLLCWRRCCPREKGHRLTHLPPDEEKRYENEPYWVFHPERPAPSTPATATGGMWGKV